The following nucleotide sequence is from Pseudonocardia sp. C8.
GACGGCCGTGGCGTGAGCGGCGGTCGCGATGTCCGCACGGGAGCCCAAGCAGGACCGCAGCCGGGCGACGCGCGCGCAGCTGCTCGCCGCCACCGTCGACTGCCTCGCGTCCCGGGGCTGGGCGGCGACCACCGTGTCGGCCGCCGCCGAGCGGGCCGGGGTGTCCCGCGGTGCGGCCCAGCACCACTTCCCCACCCGTGAGGATCTGATCGTCGCGGCCCTGGAGCACATGTTCGACGCCCGGATCGCCGAGCTCCGCGCCGTGCCGGATCCACCGACCGGCACCGAGGACGTCGTCGTGCGCATCCTCGACCTGTTCGCCGGGCCGCTGTTCAAGGCCGCCCTGCAGGTCTGGACGGCCGCGGCCGCCGACGAGGCGCTCCGGGCGCGGATCGTGCCGCTGGAGGCGAAGTTCGGACGGCATGCCCACCGGCTGCTGGTCGAGCTGCTCGGCGTCGACGACGGCGACCCGGTGGCGCACCGCCTGGTGCAGGCCACCCTGGACCTGGCCCGGGGGCTGGGGCTCGCCGACGTGCTCACCGACGACTCCGCACGGCGCGCGCGGGTCGCCGGGCAGTGGGCGGTCACGCTGGACGCCGCGCTGCGGCCGACCGGGCCGGGGGCGCCGATCCGGCCCGGGTAGAACGACGGGCATGAACACCGCGTCCTCGCTCGTCCTGGTCCTCGACCTGATCGGGGTCTTCGCGTTCGCGCTGAACGGGGCGCTCACCGCGGTGCGGGTCGCGCACGTGGACATCGTCGGGGTGATCACGCTCGGTGTGATCACCGCGCTGGGCGGCGGGATCGTGCGTGACATCCTGCTGGACGCGCTGCCCCCGGCCACCTTCGCCGACTGGCGCTACCTGCTCGTCGCCACGGTCGGCGGTCTGCTCGCGTTCGCGCTGAGCCGCCAGCTGCTGCGGCTCACCGGCCCGATCCTGGTGTTCGACGCCCTGGGTCTGAGCCTGTTCGCGGTGACCGGTGCGGGGAAGGCACTGGACCTCGGCCTCGGCGCCGGCCAGGCCGTCCTGCTGGGCGGGATCACCGCCGTCGGCGGGGGGACGATCCGCGACGTGCTCGTCCGCCGGGTGCCCACCGTCCTGCAGAGCGAGCTGTACGCGATCCCGGCACTGCTCGGCGCCGTGGTGGTGGTCGTCGCGTCGGTGGCCGGCGCGCCCGAGCTGCTCGGGGCGCTGCTCGGCGGGACCCTGTGCCTGGCGGTGCGGCTCGCCGGCGTCCACTTCGGTCTCGACGCGCCGCGCCCGCCGGGCCGGCCCCGGCCCGAGCGGCAGGAGTGACCGCGGGCGGGTCAGGACGTGGTGCCGTGGACCTGCCGGACACCGCGCCCGGCCGGTGCGCCATCGCCGCGCGGGACGGCCGCGACCACGATCGCGCCGACGAGCGCCGGCGCCGCGAACGCGAGGAACAGCGCCGTGATCGGGAGCTCCGCGCCGACGAGGAGCGCCCCGTACACCGGGCCGACGATCCCGCCGAGCCGCCCGACCGACAGGGCCGTGCCGATCGCCGTAGCCCGGGCGCGGACCGGGTAGCGGCTCGCGACGAACACGTTGATCAGGATCTGGGTGCCGACCGTGCCGACACCGGCGAGCACGACAGCGGCGTGCAGCAGCCCGGCCGGCAGGGGCTGGCTGAGCACGGCGATCCCGACGACGGCGAGCAGGAACGAGCCCGCGGTCGCGCGGCGGGACCCGATGCGGTCGGCGATCCGCCCGACGACCAGGGGACCGACGGCCGTCCCGATGTTCAGGACCACCAGGAAGGACAGTGCGGAACCCAGCTCGTAGCCGGCCGACCGCATGAGCTGCGGCAACCAGGTGTAGAGCCCGAACAGCACCAGCAACGACAGGAACGTGGCCAGGCCGAACAGGATCGTGGTCGCGCGGTACCGCGCCGAGAACAGCAGCCTCAGGCGGCCCCGGCCCGGGTCCGCGCCGTCGTCGTCCGCGGGTCCCGTCGCGAGGTCCCGGTCGAGACCGAGCCGGTCCGCCCAGCGCAGCGCGTCGTCGGTCCGGCCCCGGCTGCGCAGGTGGATCAGGGACTCGGGCAGGAAGCGCAGCGCCGCCGGGAGGACGACCAGTGCCGCGGCGCCGCCCACCAGGTAGACCACGCGGAAGCCGAACTGCGGTCCGTAGGCGCCCGACACGAGCGCGGCCAGCGCACCCCCGACGCCGACACCGGCGAAGGCGAGCGCGGCGTTGAGGTTCCGCCGCCCCGGCGCGGAGTACTCGTAGACGAGCGCGGCGATCGAGGGCAGCACGCCACCGACGCCGAGCCCGACCAGGAGGCGGCCCACCGCGAACGCGGGCACCCCGGGGGCGGCCGCGCAGAGCAGCATCGCGAGCGAGAACACGGCCGCGCTCAGCAGGACCAGCCTGCGCCGGCCGAGCCGGTCGGTGAGCAGGCCGACGCCGATCGCGCCGACGAGCATCCCGACCGGCGTGAGGCTGCCGAGCACACCGGCCTGGGCGACCGAGACGTTCCACGCCTGGTCGGCGAGCAGGAACGGCAACGCGGCACCGAAGGCGATGACGTCGTAGCCCTCGAGGGTCATGCAGGCGAGGCACAGGAGCAGGACGCTGGGCGGGGTGCGGTCGAGGACCGGCGGGACGGAGGGCACGGCGTCGTGCCTTTCTCTGCGGGCCCGGAGATCAGGCGGGGGGAACGAGTGCGAAACGATCGGACAGCCAGCCGGCGATCTCCCGCGCGGCCAGCTCGTTGCCGGTGGGTTCGCCGTCGGCGATCGGCCCGCCGAAGTGCAGGCCCCGCACGGTCGTGGCCGTCCGGTCGGTGCTGCCCAGCGCGTCGATCATGCGGCGCGAGTCGGACGGGAACGCGGCCTGGTCCCCGCTGAGCTCCACGAACAGCGTCGGGGCGCTCACCCCGGGTGCGCAGCGGACGAAGTCGGCGTTCGAGCTCAACCCGGACCAGGTGGAGAGCCAGGCCTCGGGCGTGGTGAGCCGGCCGAACCCGACCTGCCCGTAGTTGATCAGATCGGGACGCCGGCCGAAGACCGAGCCGTAGGGGCGCTCGCTGGGGTCGAGGGACAGGTCCACGGTGCGCGGGTCCGCGTCAGTGCGGAACACGGTGAT
It contains:
- a CDS encoding MFS transporter; protein product: MPSVPPVLDRTPPSVLLLCLACMTLEGYDVIAFGAALPFLLADQAWNVSVAQAGVLGSLTPVGMLVGAIGVGLLTDRLGRRRLVLLSAAVFSLAMLLCAAAPGVPAFAVGRLLVGLGVGGVLPSIAALVYEYSAPGRRNLNAALAFAGVGVGGALAALVSGAYGPQFGFRVVYLVGGAAALVVLPAALRFLPESLIHLRSRGRTDDALRWADRLGLDRDLATGPADDDGADPGRGRLRLLFSARYRATTILFGLATFLSLLVLFGLYTWLPQLMRSAGYELGSALSFLVVLNIGTAVGPLVVGRIADRIGSRRATAGSFLLAVVGIAVLSQPLPAGLLHAAVVLAGVGTVGTQILINVFVASRYPVRARATAIGTALSVGRLGGIVGPVYGALLVGAELPITALFLAFAAPALVGAIVVAAVPRGDGAPAGRGVRQVHGTTS
- a CDS encoding trimeric intracellular cation channel family protein, encoding MNTASSLVLVLDLIGVFAFALNGALTAVRVAHVDIVGVITLGVITALGGGIVRDILLDALPPATFADWRYLLVATVGGLLAFALSRQLLRLTGPILVFDALGLSLFAVTGAGKALDLGLGAGQAVLLGGITAVGGGTIRDVLVRRVPTVLQSELYAIPALLGAVVVVVASVAGAPELLGALLGGTLCLAVRLAGVHFGLDAPRPPGRPRPERQE
- a CDS encoding TetR/AcrR family transcriptional regulator, encoding MSAREPKQDRSRATRAQLLAATVDCLASRGWAATTVSAAAERAGVSRGAAQHHFPTREDLIVAALEHMFDARIAELRAVPDPPTGTEDVVVRILDLFAGPLFKAALQVWTAAAADEALRARIVPLEAKFGRHAHRLLVELLGVDDGDPVAHRLVQATLDLARGLGLADVLTDDSARRARVAGQWAVTLDAALRPTGPGAPIRPG